The following is a genomic window from Balneolaceae bacterium.
AGAATCTATATAAATTGAATGGATACCTATAACGTTTTACTTATTGGCAGTGGAGGCAGAGAGCACTCCATTGCCTGGAAATTGGCTCAATCAGAAAAACTCGGAAAACTCTACACAGCACCCGGTAATCCGGGAACTGCACAATTCGGTACGAATGTAGATATCGATCCACTTAAGTTTGAAGAAGTGGAGAGGTTCGTAACTGAAAACAAGATTGAACTGGTCGTTGTAGGTCCTGAAGCCCCCTTGGTAGCTGGTATTGCTGATTATCTTTCCGATAAAAACATTCCTGTTTTTGGACCGAAAGCGTCTGCAGCTATGCTTGAAGGCAGTAAAGAGTTTGCCAAAGATTTCATGACCAAATATGAAATTCCAACGGCAGATTATGCTGTGTTTAGTTCCGATGAATTCGATGATGCTTTTAAATTCATTCAGTTAAAGGATTCCTATCCCATTGTATTAAAAGCAGATGGTCTTGCCGGTGGAAAGGGGGTTTTTATTTGTGATAGTGAAGATGAAGCTCAAAAACGTCTTAATAAAATTAAGCAGGATCAATCTCTATCTGAAGCGGCTGACCGTTTAGTTGTTGAAGAGTTTATGGAAGGAGAGGAGGCTTCCGTTTTTGTAATTTCTGACGGACACACCTCACACGTGATACATAATGCACAAGATCATAAACGAATTGGTGAGGGTGATACCGGATTAAACACTGGTGGAATGGGGGCATATTGCCCGGCTCCGGTTCTTACAGACGACGTACTGGAACAGGTAAGTGAAAAAATTATCGGTCCGACTATCGCAGGAATGCAACTCGAAGAATCGGCCTATCTCGGAATTCTCTATTTAGGTTTGATGATTACTGACGATGGACCTAAAGTTGTGGAATACAACTGTCGATTTGGTGATCCTGAATGCCAGGTTATATTACCATCACTCGAAAACGATCTTTTAGATCTGTTTCTTGCAACAACTCAGCAGCGATTGGACGAAAAATCTATCCAAATAAACAACAAACATTATTGCTGTGTGGTTTTGAGCAGCGATGGCTACCCGGTTGAATACGAAAAAGGGAAAGAGATAACCGGTATAGAAAATGTGGATAAAGATACACTCGTTTTTCATGCCGGTACCATTAAAAAGAATGGAAATTTACTCACGAATGGCGGCCGTGTATTGAACGTAGTTGGTAATGGAAATTCACTCCAACAAGCCATTGATAAAACCTATACGAATGTCGAACATATCCAATTCGAAAATAGATATTATCGTAAAGATATTGGCTACAAAGGATTGCGACGAAGCTAAGAAAGCTTTTTTAGATTTTTCAACCCCGCTACTTTAATGATAGTTCTCTTCTGATCTGAAATGAATAATCCAGAGAAAGCAATCGATCTTATATTCGATTCTTCGATACCATTTGAGGAGAGGTGCGCTAAAATTTTTCAGTTTCAGGCCAAATCAAATCCCATATACAAACGGTTTATTGAACCTTTTGGATTTGATGCCACAGACCAACCTGGTTTAAAAAAAATTCCACTATTTCCGATCCGTGGTTTTAAAGATGGAAAAATGGTTATTCAAACTGATCAGGACTTTGAACTGACATTCAAGAGTAGTGGTACATCCGATATGAACAGAAGTGTTCATTACATTTTAAGTCAAAAAATATACGAAAGGTCGATTGTTGAGGAGTTTGGTAAATACTTTTCATTCGATGAGTATATTGTTCTGTTTCATCTGCCAGGATACAACAAGAATTTCCAATCCTCTTTAATTTGGATGGCGAATTATTTAATAAAAAGTGATCCGTCCGGAAAAAGCCAATTCATTGCTCAAGGTGATTTGAATGATCTGCATTCTTTGTTTCCAAACAGAGATAAAAAAATTCTGTTATTTGGCGCTGCGTTTGGATTGATGGACATTGTTGAATCCGGAGAATTTACACAAGTGGATGGAATCGAAATTCTGGAAACAGGAGGGATGAAAACCCATCGACGGGAGATGACAAAACCTGAATTACGCAGGGAACTTGCAGATGGGTTTGGAGTTTCTCAGAAAAGTATCCATTCCGAATATGGAATGTGCGAACTGCTCAGTCAGATGTATGCGATTGCAGGTGAATGGTTTGAATCACCACACTGGGTTCAAATTTCTATTCGTGATCCAAAAAATCCTTCCAGAATTTGCGAGCCAGGTGAGAATGGTAAAATTGGAATCATTGATCTGGCGAATGTCTATTCCTGTCCGTTTATTTTGACAAACGACAAGGGAGTAATGAATTCAAAGGGACAGTTTAAAATTCTTGGGCGGTGGAACAGCGAGGATCTCAGAGGTTGTAATTTCTTGATTGATCATGAGTAACTTGAAACGACATATCGAGAAAGTTTCAAATACGATTACTGAATGGCTTCAACCAGATAACTCTGAATTAAAAAAAGCGATTGAGAAAACCGTTGATGAAGGACTGTTTAGTTTTGAGGATATCAAACATCAGATTCGTGTTTTGAAATCGACCCTGCAAAAAAAGAACCTTGAAATTTGGGCAGATCGATCTGGTTTGAATCTCAATTCTCTCAACCGAAAAAAAGTGCTGTGTCTGCATGCCGGAAATTTGCCGCTTGTTGGTCTGCAGGATCTGTTGGCAGTAATTTTGACAGGAGGAGATTATTACGGAAAGATTTCAAAAAAAGATCCCTATCTGCTTCCCACTCTTCTAAAAAAATTTGTTGAAGTTGATTTAATAAATGGTACACAGTGGAGCCGGGAACTCGAAAACTTCTCCGGAGTTCGGATGAATGCTGTGTTGTTTGCCGGATCAGAATCGTCAGCTAAAGAGGTGAAATCATCCTTAAAATCATTAAAAATCATCACTAAGCAGACACCAGCCCTGATGCGAACGGCTCACTTTTCCATTGCATTGATTGAAGACAACGAATCACAAACAATGGAAGATTTGACCGAAGCTGTTTTTAGATATGGCGGAACCGGATGCAGATCTGTAGCGATTGTAGTTGCGCCTTTTCATCTCGATTCAGAAAAATGTGAGTTTACGGATTATATCGAGTCCTTTTGGCTCAAGAATCCTCAGCATCAAAAACCTGAAAAATCTTTATTTTATAGATATGCATACAACAAGGCCCTTGAAATACCTCAGGCTTGGCTCAATGATTTTTTAATTGAAGAAAATATATCTTACCCAAAAGAAAAATTTGTACTCTATTGGGTGAAAGGAGATTTTAAAACACTGTCTGATTTGGTGGAT
Proteins encoded in this region:
- the purD gene encoding phosphoribosylamine--glycine ligase — its product is MDTYNVLLIGSGGREHSIAWKLAQSEKLGKLYTAPGNPGTAQFGTNVDIDPLKFEEVERFVTENKIELVVVGPEAPLVAGIADYLSDKNIPVFGPKASAAMLEGSKEFAKDFMTKYEIPTADYAVFSSDEFDDAFKFIQLKDSYPIVLKADGLAGGKGVFICDSEDEAQKRLNKIKQDQSLSEAADRLVVEEFMEGEEASVFVISDGHTSHVIHNAQDHKRIGEGDTGLNTGGMGAYCPAPVLTDDVLEQVSEKIIGPTIAGMQLEESAYLGILYLGLMITDDGPKVVEYNCRFGDPECQVILPSLENDLLDLFLATTQQRLDEKSIQINNKHYCCVVLSSDGYPVEYEKGKEITGIENVDKDTLVFHAGTIKKNGNLLTNGGRVLNVVGNGNSLQQAIDKTYTNVEHIQFENRYYRKDIGYKGLRRS
- a CDS encoding acyl-CoA reductase — encoded protein: MSNLKRHIEKVSNTITEWLQPDNSELKKAIEKTVDEGLFSFEDIKHQIRVLKSTLQKKNLEIWADRSGLNLNSLNRKKVLCLHAGNLPLVGLQDLLAVILTGGDYYGKISKKDPYLLPTLLKKFVEVDLINGTQWSRELENFSGVRMNAVLFAGSESSAKEVKSSLKSLKIITKQTPALMRTAHFSIALIEDNESQTMEDLTEAVFRYGGTGCRSVAIVVAPFHLDSEKCEFTDYIESFWLKNPQHQKPEKSLFYRYAYNKALEIPQAWLNDFLIEENISYPKEKFVLYWVKGDFKTLSDLVDKYAYGLQSIYSTSEYIGQEVRGYHIEPLSTAQAPPIWWKPDQIDTIKWLQKKVAHQ